In Nostoc sp. GT001, a genomic segment contains:
- the deoC gene encoding deoxyribose-phosphate aldolase, giving the protein MAADYPDIDIAPFIDHSLLIPTATPEQVEQWCEEAYRFNFAAVCLFPANVKQAVELLHGKNPKVCTVIGFPSGATTSAVKLYEAQEAADSGATELDVVMNLGWLKAGKTEEVHREIAEICEETGQTVKVILETNLLTDAEKKIAAEIAMEAGAAFLKTSTGWNGGATVADIRLLQELAKERVGIKASGGIHTINQALDLIVAGATRLGTSRGMDLIRQRDNLGKGE; this is encoded by the coding sequence ATGGCAGCAGACTATCCAGACATTGATATTGCGCCATTTATCGATCACTCCCTGTTAATACCAACAGCTACTCCAGAGCAGGTTGAACAATGGTGTGAAGAAGCATACAGATTCAACTTTGCGGCGGTTTGTCTGTTCCCCGCTAATGTTAAGCAAGCAGTAGAACTCCTCCACGGTAAAAACCCCAAAGTCTGTACGGTGATTGGTTTTCCTTCTGGTGCAACGACTTCAGCCGTGAAACTGTACGAAGCTCAAGAAGCGGCGGATAGTGGGGCCACTGAGTTGGATGTAGTCATGAACTTGGGCTGGTTGAAAGCTGGCAAAACTGAAGAAGTCCACCGGGAGATTGCCGAAATTTGCGAAGAGACTGGACAAACGGTCAAGGTGATTTTGGAAACTAACCTGTTGACAGATGCAGAGAAAAAAATAGCTGCTGAAATCGCTATGGAGGCGGGAGCAGCATTCTTAAAAACTAGTACAGGTTGGAATGGTGGTGCCACAGTGGCAGATATACGACTTTTGCAGGAATTGGCAAAAGAAAGAGTGGGAATTAAGGCTTCAGGTGGTATCCACACTATCAATCAAGCCCTAGACTTAATCGTAGCGGGTGCTACTAGATTAGGCACATCTCGCGGTATGGATTTGATCCGTCAGCGCGATAACTTGGGAAAGGGTGAATAG
- a CDS encoding DNA cytosine methyltransferase: MSDRPCIFSFFAGSGFLDLGFETSGFNIVYVNEIFAPFIAAYRHSREVLKMRSPEYGYHHGEAADVTNLIAGKEAQRLQELVKNCRKSHNIIGFIGGPPCPDFSIGGKNRGGLGENGKLSASYVELICRNLPDLFLFENVKGLWKTTKHRLFFESLKQQLHEAGYILTERLINAIEYGVPQDRERIIIIGFKKNFLQNIGIKVGSEKLLHEVYFPWNNYILYSHEKVFSYPWRKCEPFQENSLIPCPDNIPEELTVEYWFRKNNVLKHPNTENCFQPRAGIRRFASIDEGDDSKKSFKRLHRWRYSPTACYGNNEVHLHPYKIRRISVAEALAIQSLPANFVLPENMSLTNMFKTIGNGVPYLASQALAQTIINFLGNSVKNSVDIPSITTT; this comes from the coding sequence ATGAGCGATCGCCCTTGTATTTTCTCTTTTTTTGCTGGCTCAGGTTTCCTCGATTTAGGTTTTGAAACCAGCGGTTTTAATATTGTTTATGTCAATGAAATCTTCGCTCCATTCATCGCCGCCTATCGCCATTCACGAGAAGTTCTGAAAATGCGATCGCCTGAATATGGATATCATCACGGTGAAGCCGCCGATGTAACAAATCTTATTGCCGGAAAAGAAGCGCAACGCCTACAAGAATTAGTCAAAAATTGCCGCAAATCTCATAATATAATTGGTTTCATCGGCGGACCTCCCTGTCCTGATTTTTCTATTGGTGGAAAAAATAGAGGAGGTTTGGGAGAGAATGGTAAGCTTTCTGCTTCTTATGTTGAATTAATTTGCCGCAATCTTCCAGATTTATTTTTATTTGAGAACGTTAAGGGTTTATGGAAGACAACAAAACACCGTTTATTTTTTGAATCGCTTAAGCAACAATTACACGAAGCAGGCTATATATTAACAGAGCGATTAATTAATGCTATCGAATATGGCGTACCCCAGGATAGAGAAAGAATTATTATAATTGGTTTCAAAAAGAATTTTCTTCAGAACATAGGGATCAAAGTTGGTAGTGAAAAATTACTACATGAGGTGTATTTCCCTTGGAATAATTATATTTTATATTCTCACGAAAAAGTCTTTTCTTACCCTTGGCGCAAGTGTGAACCATTCCAAGAAAATTCTCTAATACCTTGTCCTGACAATATACCTGAAGAATTAACAGTTGAATACTGGTTTAGAAAAAATAACGTTCTGAAACATCCCAATACTGAAAACTGTTTTCAACCAAGGGCAGGGATCAGAAGATTTGCTTCTATTGATGAAGGAGATGATTCTAAAAAGTCTTTCAAACGTCTGCATAGATGGCGTTACTCTCCGACAGCTTGCTATGGAAATAATGAAGTACATTTACATCCTTACAAAATCCGGCGGATTTCTGTAGCAGAAGCTTTAGCTATCCAATCTTTGCCTGCCAATTTTGTACTTCCAGAAAATATGTCACTCACTAATATGTTTAAAACTATTGGTAATGGTGTCCCATATTTGGCATCGCAGGCATTGGCTCAAACTATTATTAATTTCTTAGGAAATAGTGTAAAAAATTCTGTTGATATTCCTAGTATTACTACTACTTAG
- a CDS encoding glycosyltransferase family 4 protein: MRILIYSYNYYPEPIGIAPLMTELAEGLVKRGHEVRVVTAMPNYPERQIYHEYRGKWYVNEYKNGVQIQRSYVWIRPQPNLLDRVLLDASFVVTSFVPALIGWRPDVILSTSPSLPSCVPVALLGWLRACPVILNLQDILPEAAVHVGLLKNKLLIRLFTLLEKFAYSSASKISVIADGFVDNLRAKGVEAEKIVQIPNWVDVNFIRPLPKEDNPFRAAHNLNGKFVVLYSGNIALTQGLESVVKAASVLRHIPDIVFVIVGEAKGLQRLQQECLDCGADNVLLLPFQPRKDLPQMLAAADVGLVVQKKNVVSFNMPSKIQVLLASGGALVASVPDNGTAARAIRQSGGGVIVPPEDPQALAMAILDLYQNPEKVKTLGYKSRQYAVEQYAFEQALNQYESLCYSLTAERRAIQSRGIVTKQEV; the protein is encoded by the coding sequence ATGCGGATTTTAATTTACTCCTACAACTACTATCCAGAACCGATTGGTATTGCCCCACTAATGACTGAATTAGCAGAGGGACTAGTGAAACGTGGGCATGAAGTGCGTGTAGTCACCGCTATGCCCAATTACCCTGAGCGGCAAATTTACCACGAATATCGGGGTAAATGGTATGTCAACGAATACAAAAATGGCGTTCAAATTCAACGCAGTTACGTTTGGATTCGTCCACAACCCAACCTATTAGATAGGGTGTTATTAGATGCTAGTTTCGTCGTCACTAGTTTTGTACCCGCCCTCATCGGTTGGCGCCCAGATGTGATTCTCTCAACATCGCCATCCTTGCCAAGCTGTGTACCAGTTGCTCTTTTAGGATGGTTACGTGCTTGTCCTGTGATTTTAAATCTACAAGATATATTACCAGAAGCAGCCGTCCATGTCGGTCTACTGAAAAATAAATTACTTATCCGGTTGTTTACATTATTGGAAAAATTTGCCTATAGCAGTGCCAGTAAAATTAGCGTCATCGCCGATGGGTTTGTGGACAATTTGCGAGCTAAGGGCGTAGAAGCTGAGAAAATTGTGCAAATTCCCAACTGGGTTGATGTAAATTTTATCCGCCCTTTGCCTAAAGAGGATAACCCTTTCCGCGCAGCACATAATCTGAATGGCAAATTTGTAGTACTTTATTCTGGTAACATCGCCTTAACTCAAGGTTTAGAAAGCGTCGTCAAAGCTGCTTCTGTATTGCGTCATATCCCAGATATTGTCTTTGTCATCGTTGGAGAGGCAAAAGGTTTACAGCGATTGCAACAGGAATGTCTAGACTGCGGCGCAGATAATGTGTTGTTACTGCCATTTCAACCCCGCAAAGATTTACCACAGATGTTAGCAGCTGCGGATGTTGGTTTAGTGGTGCAAAAGAAAAATGTTGTATCCTTCAATATGCCGTCAAAAATTCAAGTGCTACTTGCTAGTGGAGGGGCCTTAGTTGCCTCTGTCCCCGACAATGGTACGGCAGCAAGAGCCATTAGGCAAAGTGGCGGCGGAGTTATCGTTCCTCCAGAAGATCCCCAAGCTTTAGCGATGGCAATTTTAGATTTGTACCAAAACCCTGAAAAAGTCAAAACTCTGGGTTACAAAAGTCGCCAATATGCCGTTGAGCAATATGCTTTTGAGCAAGCTTTAAATCAGTATGAGTCCTTATGTTACTCATTGACAGCAGAACGTAGAGCAATTCAGTCTAGAGGCATAGTTACGAAACAAGAAGTTTAA
- the rsfS gene encoding ribosome silencing factor, translating into MTDYFQGNFPLQSVPLTKSAVISHGQTEEASEKLAATIAVAASDRKAGEILLLKVAEVSYLADYFVMMTGYSKVQVRAIAQAIEGKVETELQRRPLRTEGKVEGSWVLQDYGDVIVHIMMPKEREFYNLEAFWIHAERISLPESDEGEGKPT; encoded by the coding sequence ATGACTGATTATTTCCAAGGAAATTTCCCATTGCAATCTGTCCCACTGACGAAGAGTGCGGTAATAAGCCACGGCCAAACCGAAGAGGCGAGCGAAAAATTAGCTGCAACGATCGCTGTTGCGGCATCAGATCGCAAAGCAGGTGAGATTTTATTGCTCAAAGTAGCAGAGGTATCTTACCTGGCGGATTACTTTGTGATGATGACTGGCTATTCTAAGGTACAGGTAAGGGCGATCGCTCAAGCAATTGAAGGAAAAGTCGAAACTGAGTTGCAACGCCGTCCCTTAAGGACAGAAGGAAAAGTTGAGGGTAGTTGGGTACTACAAGACTACGGTGATGTGATCGTTCATATCATGATGCCCAAGGAACGGGAGTTTTATAATTTAGAAGCGTTCTGGATTCATGCAGAACGTATTTCCCTTCCAGAATCTGATGAAGGTGAGGGTAAGCCAACATGA
- a CDS encoding CGLD27 family protein — MIRSSVSNCPVPTDQQPLNEYEELKTSWLFRDTTLDWREYITKLVWIWGLSWLFAGPIAAASFPPHKYIAHFILCGAAGASVGLVLILVRLYLGWFYVCDRLCSPTVFYEESGWYDGQTWTKPEEVLNRDRLIVSYEIKPILRRLQFTFAGLAGMYVIGTIGWHLF; from the coding sequence ATGATTAGGTCTTCGGTTTCTAATTGCCCAGTTCCTACAGACCAACAACCGCTCAATGAATACGAAGAGTTAAAAACTTCCTGGCTGTTTCGTGATACTACTTTAGATTGGCGCGAGTATATCACGAAACTTGTTTGGATTTGGGGTTTATCTTGGCTATTCGCAGGACCCATAGCTGCGGCAAGTTTTCCCCCTCACAAGTATATTGCACATTTTATTCTCTGTGGTGCAGCCGGAGCGAGTGTCGGATTAGTACTGATACTGGTAAGGTTGTACTTAGGTTGGTTCTACGTGTGCGATCGCCTTTGTAGTCCCACAGTATTTTATGAAGAGTCCGGCTGGTACGATGGTCAAACTTGGACTAAACCAGAGGAAGTTCTCAACCGCGATCGCTTAATTGTCTCATACGAAATCAAACCCATTCTGCGGCGGTTACAATTTACCTTTGCTGGGTTGGCGGGAATGTACGTTATTGGTACTATAGGTTGGCATTTGTTTTAA
- a CDS encoding asparaginase: MTMGKRTQATALEVRLLREGIIESRHIVQAVVCDERGRVLTVAGNSETAAFIRSALKPFQALAVTTTGTLERYQLSDRDLAIITSSHKGRIDQVRQVFNILWRADLDPTILQCPIPEGKRSPLEYNCSGKHAGMLAVCQQRHWPLNNYLDRKHPIQQLILGKVAELLRMPAAEFISAHDDCGAPTYLMQLGHMASLYALLASSTNLDMERIVRAMTHHPAMVAGDGEFDTELMRLTPGELVSKTGAEGVQCIGRLGEGLGLAIKVMDGAKRAKYAVAIHLLQQMGWISPSAAESLSEKFVTLGKYKRLEVIGELSFL, translated from the coding sequence ATGACAATGGGAAAACGAACTCAAGCCACAGCACTGGAAGTCCGGTTGCTGCGGGAAGGTATTATTGAATCCAGGCATATAGTCCAAGCTGTTGTCTGCGACGAACGAGGACGGGTTCTAACTGTTGCCGGAAATTCTGAAACTGCTGCATTTATCCGTTCAGCCCTCAAACCATTTCAGGCACTTGCTGTCACCACCACAGGTACACTGGAACGCTATCAACTCAGCGATCGCGACTTAGCAATTATCACAAGTTCCCATAAAGGAAGAATAGATCAAGTCCGACAGGTATTTAATATCCTTTGGCGGGCGGATCTTGACCCAACTATACTCCAGTGTCCAATTCCTGAAGGCAAACGGAGTCCTCTGGAATACAACTGTTCTGGAAAACATGCGGGAATGTTAGCTGTTTGTCAGCAACGCCATTGGCCCTTGAATAACTACTTGGATCGCAAGCATCCAATACAGCAGTTAATTTTGGGCAAAGTCGCAGAGTTGCTGCGAATGCCAGCAGCAGAATTTATCAGCGCTCATGATGACTGTGGCGCACCAACTTATCTGATGCAACTCGGTCACATGGCATCTTTGTATGCACTGTTAGCCTCTAGTACAAACTTGGATATGGAGCGCATTGTCCGTGCCATGACTCATCACCCCGCAATGGTAGCAGGAGATGGAGAATTTGATACGGAACTGATGCGCTTAACTCCAGGAGAACTAGTCAGCAAAACTGGTGCCGAAGGAGTGCAGTGTATTGGTAGACTCGGTGAAGGCTTGGGATTGGCAATCAAAGTTATGGATGGGGCAAAACGGGCAAAATATGCCGTAGCTATTCACTTACTCCAGCAAATGGGGTGGATTAGTCCCAGTGCCGCCGAAAGCCTCTCAGAAAAGTTTGTCACCTTGGGAAAATACAAGCGTTTAGAAGTAATTGGAGAATTATCGTTTTTGTAG
- a CDS encoding DUF697 domain-containing protein: protein MVVKLQRPILVGGLGLSFSLWMLDSWHDSIVQVSEFGLLSALAVGGGLWLFQQNRPKNSLKQLDGMVVDRAAAESAIAKTETVINQLAQEAENHPALETLREQIAQLLLELDRQKIKVAVTGGKSVGKSTLIQVLEQNLETQNFVSLQETPPLFREVGENSDAAILAEVAKSDFVLFLTNGDLTDSEFQTLQQLKAANQPNMLVFNKQDQYLTDESANILLSLKQRMQGNVVATAASPIAIKVRKHEADGSVQEWMEQPAADIQQLTQQLGEVLAQQGQRLVWLTTMRKAGLLKAEAKNWLNGTRRDRATPIIEQYQWIAAAAAFANPVPAFDILATAAINAQMVMDLGNIYQQKFSLEQAQTVAGTMGSLMLKLGLVELSTKAISTVLKSNAVTFVAGGVVQGVSAAYLTRVAGLSLVDYFQQQEIAIDSGTGLNLENLRQTLQKVFQQNQQIGFLQGFVKQGMKRLLPEVQLVEVVSVQKAMG, encoded by the coding sequence ATGGTTGTGAAGTTGCAGCGACCAATTTTAGTGGGAGGATTGGGACTTTCCTTTTCCCTGTGGATGTTGGACAGTTGGCACGATTCTATAGTACAGGTGAGTGAGTTTGGTTTGTTGAGTGCCTTAGCTGTAGGCGGTGGTTTGTGGTTATTCCAGCAAAATCGCCCCAAAAACAGTTTAAAGCAGCTAGATGGGATGGTGGTTGATCGAGCGGCTGCGGAAAGTGCGATCGCTAAAACTGAAACTGTAATTAACCAACTAGCACAAGAAGCGGAAAACCATCCAGCCTTAGAGACACTCAGAGAACAAATTGCCCAATTATTGTTGGAATTAGACAGGCAAAAAATTAAAGTAGCTGTGACTGGCGGGAAATCCGTGGGTAAAAGCACTTTAATTCAAGTGCTAGAGCAAAATCTAGAGACACAAAATTTCGTATCTCTACAAGAGACACCACCTTTATTTAGAGAAGTGGGTGAAAACTCAGATGCGGCTATTTTGGCAGAAGTAGCAAAATCTGATTTTGTGCTATTTCTGACAAACGGTGATTTGACAGACTCAGAATTTCAAACTTTACAGCAGCTAAAGGCAGCAAATCAGCCTAATATGCTGGTTTTCAACAAACAAGACCAGTATTTAACCGATGAAAGCGCCAACATCTTGCTGTCGTTGAAACAGCGGATGCAGGGAAATGTAGTTGCAACTGCGGCCTCTCCCATTGCCATCAAAGTCCGAAAGCATGAGGCTGATGGTTCTGTGCAAGAGTGGATGGAGCAACCAGCAGCTGATATCCAGCAATTAACGCAGCAGTTGGGTGAAGTTTTGGCACAGCAAGGACAACGGCTAGTTTGGTTAACAACCATGAGGAAAGCCGGATTGTTGAAAGCTGAGGCGAAAAATTGGCTAAATGGAACCAGACGCGATCGCGCCACCCCAATTATTGAACAATATCAGTGGATAGCTGCTGCCGCTGCCTTTGCTAACCCAGTACCAGCCTTTGATATCCTGGCAACTGCGGCAATTAATGCTCAAATGGTAATGGATTTAGGTAATATCTATCAGCAAAAATTTTCTCTAGAACAGGCACAAACCGTAGCTGGAACAATGGGAAGTTTAATGCTGAAATTGGGTTTAGTTGAACTTTCTACAAAGGCGATTAGTACTGTTCTGAAAAGTAATGCCGTTACCTTTGTTGCTGGTGGTGTAGTGCAGGGAGTAAGTGCGGCTTATCTGACTAGAGTCGCAGGGTTAAGTCTAGTTGATTACTTCCAACAGCAGGAAATAGCGATAGATTCTGGAACTGGTTTGAATTTGGAGAATTTGCGGCAAACATTGCAAAAGGTATTTCAACAAAATCAGCAGATTGGTTTTTTGCAGGGGTTTGTTAAGCAAGGCATGAAGCGTTTGTTGCCAGAGGTGCAGCTGGTTGAAGTAGTTAGTGTTCAGAAAGCAATGGGATAA
- a CDS encoding sugar transferase produces the protein MATKVQSFMTSQPTEVDFPVNSLNDIAIVQVPTRLSVLEALGFKQTCQGLIGPNSHPKQIIIDFHQTTFIDSSGLGALVSNFKYAQAKDITLTLRNVTPQVMAVLKLTGLDQVFPLELVGDGSLIEQDDVVDNRKTTSRKVEQLPTTHPSMASWMKRFLDIVGSVIGLLITGILFIPIAIAIQINDPGPIFFSQIRCGWMGKRFKIWKFRSMCVDAEAKKSQVKNQVQGAFFKNENDPRITKVGRFLRRTSLDELPQFWNVLKGEMSLVGTRPPTPDEVERYEVPEWQRLDVKPGMTGEWQVNGRSTVRSFEDVIRLDLQYQKNWSLVYDLKLIFKTIAILFNRNSGAV, from the coding sequence ATGGCAACGAAAGTGCAGAGCTTCATGACTAGCCAACCGACAGAGGTCGATTTTCCAGTTAATTCCCTAAACGACATTGCTATAGTGCAGGTGCCGACGCGGTTGAGCGTGCTGGAGGCTTTAGGCTTTAAGCAAACCTGCCAAGGCTTAATTGGGCCCAATTCACATCCCAAGCAAATCATCATTGACTTTCACCAAACTACTTTTATCGATAGTAGTGGTTTAGGTGCCCTGGTAAGTAATTTTAAATATGCTCAGGCTAAGGATATTACATTAACACTGCGGAATGTAACACCTCAAGTCATGGCAGTTCTAAAACTCACAGGGTTGGATCAGGTTTTTCCTCTAGAACTTGTGGGGGATGGGTCGTTAATAGAACAAGATGACGTAGTAGATAATCGAAAGACAACTTCTCGTAAAGTAGAGCAGTTACCTACTACTCACCCATCTATGGCATCTTGGATGAAACGGTTCTTAGATATTGTTGGGTCAGTGATTGGTTTATTAATTACAGGAATTTTATTTATTCCGATTGCGATCGCTATTCAAATTAACGATCCCGGCCCCATTTTCTTTAGTCAAATTCGTTGTGGTTGGATGGGGAAACGCTTTAAGATTTGGAAATTTCGCTCTATGTGTGTGGATGCAGAAGCGAAGAAATCCCAAGTCAAAAACCAAGTGCAAGGTGCTTTTTTCAAGAATGAAAATGACCCTAGAATTACTAAGGTAGGGCGCTTTTTACGGCGAACTAGTCTTGATGAATTACCCCAATTTTGGAACGTCCTCAAAGGAGAGATGAGTTTAGTAGGCACTCGACCACCTACACCCGATGAAGTTGAACGCTATGAAGTACCTGAGTGGCAACGTTTAGATGTCAAACCCGGTATGACTGGCGAATGGCAAGTAAATGGGCGTTCTACAGTCCGTAGTTTTGAAGATGTAATTCGTCTGGATTTGCAGTATCAAAAAAATTGGAGTTTAGTGTACGATTTAAAGCTAATTTTCAAAACTATAGCTATTCTGTTTAATAGAAACAGTGGTGCTGTTTAG
- a CDS encoding 7-carboxy-7-deazaguanine synthase QueE produces the protein MISKNTVTPTARLIEVFSAIQGEGLNVGTRQIFIRFALCDLRCHFCDSAHTWSAPTTCRIERSPGLRDFEIHSNPVPLPILIEWVEQQNLPCLHDSISLTGGEPLLHASFLTQFLPQVRAITGLPIYLETGGHRPEQLAMIIPYLDSVGMDLKLPSVSGESHWQEHSKFLQLCYDSYLNVFVKIIVSQNTDPAELERSASLVAEVSPDISVFLQPVTPLAVSEQFSPVPVLAPSSDQVLTWQALMKGFVKHVRVIPQTHKMLNQL, from the coding sequence ATGATTTCTAAAAATACGGTTACACCTACCGCACGCCTGATTGAGGTCTTTTCTGCCATTCAAGGGGAAGGACTGAATGTAGGGACACGTCAGATATTTATTCGTTTTGCTTTGTGTGATTTGCGCTGTCACTTTTGTGATAGCGCCCACACTTGGAGTGCACCTACAACTTGTCGGATAGAGCGATCGCCTGGATTGCGCGACTTTGAAATCCACTCTAACCCCGTCCCATTACCCATATTAATCGAATGGGTGGAACAGCAAAATCTGCCTTGTCTACACGATAGCATTAGCTTAACTGGCGGCGAACCACTTCTTCATGCCTCATTTCTAACGCAGTTTCTACCCCAAGTGCGAGCCATAACTGGTCTACCTATATACTTAGAAACCGGCGGACATCGCCCAGAACAACTAGCAATGATTATCCCATACTTAGACTCTGTAGGTATGGATTTAAAATTGCCCAGTGTTAGCGGCGAAAGTCATTGGCAAGAACATAGTAAATTTCTCCAGTTATGTTATGACTCATATTTAAATGTTTTTGTCAAGATAATTGTGTCTCAAAACACAGATCCCGCCGAGTTAGAACGTTCAGCTTCGTTGGTGGCAGAGGTTAGTCCAGATATCTCAGTATTTTTACAACCAGTTACGCCTTTGGCAGTATCAGAACAATTTTCTCCAGTACCTGTACTTGCGCCTTCCAGCGATCAAGTTTTAACGTGGCAAGCTTTGATGAAGGGGTTTGTCAAGCACGTACGAGTGATCCCCCAGACGCATAAAATGCTGAACCAGTTGTAA
- a CDS encoding DUF3318 domain-containing protein yields the protein MTSYATSSAKAEMSELRRLKGLLPPELQSWVTVEGTTEVNPPLVRCEEIGKDQVEIQIDLVKWDALAMDQRNLLFWHEVARVQNDTIPKDGWEMAALAIGLGGAVGELWVQDGLLLVLALSLCGVSGWRLYQKNNGEKQLRELLNADEKAIALATRFGYSLPNAYKSLGSALKTLIDNTPSKRQRSRYEARLSALKRSANKAKAKSKAPDEGAL from the coding sequence ATGACATCCTATGCAACCTCCTCTGCCAAAGCGGAAATGAGTGAACTACGGCGGTTGAAAGGCTTACTACCGCCAGAATTACAGAGCTGGGTCACGGTTGAAGGCACAACTGAGGTCAATCCACCCCTGGTTCGCTGCGAAGAAATTGGTAAAGACCAAGTAGAAATTCAAATTGATTTGGTGAAATGGGATGCCCTCGCAATGGATCAGCGTAATCTGCTGTTCTGGCATGAGGTTGCTCGCGTTCAAAATGACACAATTCCTAAAGATGGTTGGGAAATGGCAGCTCTAGCCATCGGTTTAGGTGGTGCTGTAGGGGAATTGTGGGTACAAGATGGATTGCTGCTGGTGTTAGCTTTGTCGCTTTGTGGCGTGTCAGGCTGGCGACTGTACCAAAAGAATAATGGGGAAAAGCAACTAAGAGAATTGCTCAATGCTGATGAGAAAGCGATCGCTTTAGCAACTCGTTTTGGTTATAGCCTCCCCAATGCCTACAAGAGTCTCGGTAGCGCCTTGAAAACCTTGATTGATAATACTCCTAGTAAGCGCCAACGATCGAGATACGAAGCAAGACTCTCTGCCCTCAAACGCAGTGCCAATAAGGCAAAAGCTAAATCCAAGGCTCCAGATGAGGGCGCACTATAG
- a CDS encoding LysR family transcriptional regulator has translation MELRHLRYFIAVAEELHFSRAAERLHIAQPPLSQQIQQLEAQLGVELFHRKTKRQVQLTEAGQVFLQEAYQLLAQLQKAIELTQKTGRGEKGQLRIGFTSLVTYDLLPVILRRFREQFPEVELVLQELTTTQQEQALQNRHIHVGFAHPPLEDNTLNQECIQQEALIVAMLETHSLAEQEKISVRSLVNENFIMFPRYLGPGLYDQIVSLCQQGNFSPKVTQEAIQMQTIIGLVSAGMGIAIAPSSLQNLQRTGVVYRTLEEKTPLVETAIVWREEDMTPVLREFLQVVSSIC, from the coding sequence ATGGAATTGCGACACTTGCGCTACTTTATTGCTGTAGCTGAAGAACTGCACTTCAGTAGAGCCGCCGAGCGACTGCACATCGCTCAACCACCCTTAAGCCAGCAAATTCAGCAATTAGAGGCGCAATTGGGAGTAGAACTGTTTCACCGCAAGACCAAACGACAGGTGCAACTAACAGAAGCAGGACAAGTTTTTTTGCAAGAGGCTTATCAACTTTTAGCTCAACTCCAAAAAGCAATTGAGCTAACTCAAAAAACGGGAAGAGGTGAAAAGGGACAATTACGAATTGGGTTTACCAGTTTGGTAACTTACGATTTGCTTCCTGTGATTTTGCGGCGGTTTAGAGAACAGTTTCCAGAAGTAGAGTTGGTATTGCAAGAATTAACCACAACTCAGCAAGAGCAAGCACTACAGAATCGGCACATCCATGTAGGTTTTGCCCATCCACCTTTAGAAGACAACACACTCAATCAGGAATGCATTCAGCAAGAAGCTTTAATTGTCGCTATGTTGGAAACTCATTCTTTAGCTGAACAAGAAAAGATTTCAGTGCGATCGCTAGTAAACGAAAACTTTATCATGTTCCCTCGCTATTTGGGCCCTGGACTTTACGACCAAATCGTAAGCCTTTGTCAGCAAGGAAACTTCAGCCCAAAAGTGACTCAAGAAGCGATTCAGATGCAGACGATTATCGGATTGGTTTCAGCCGGAATGGGGATTGCGATCGCACCGTCTTCATTGCAAAATCTTCAGAGAACTGGTGTAGTTTATCGTACTCTGGAGGAGAAAACACCATTAGTAGAAACGGCTATAGTGTGGCGGGAAGAGGATATGACACCTGTATTAAGAGAATTTCTACAAGTTGTCAGCAGTATCTGTTGA